The DNA region TGGTCAGGTTTACCGTAACAGTGTCGCCCACCCGTACGCGTACGAAAGGACCCGGCACTTTATTATTGAAGGTCCAGTACTTGTAGGTGCTGCCGCTGGCCAGTTGCCCAATCACTTCAGTGGTTTCAAGATCGATGGTGACCTTCTGCGGTCCACGCTTGCCAACCGGTTGGCCCACCGCGGTGGGGTCCTGGGCAATATCAAGCGCGTCGCTTTGTACCTGCTCTTGCGGCTCGCCGACGATCAGCTTGCCAAACATGCCAGCCGCCTTGTGGCCAGGCAGCGTGCACAGATACTCGAATGTTCCGTCCTTATTGGCGCGGAAAACAATGGCAGTGGACGAGCCCTTGCCTGTGAAGGTGTCTGATTTTGCAGAGAACTCCGGGACGGCAATATCGTGGATCGCACCGTCGCCGTTGATGACGTTGATCTGCACGACTGCATTGGCCGGCACCTTGAGGTCGGGGTTGACCTGTCCCGCGATCGTTCCCGCATCGCCCATGAACACCAGCTTGCCCTCGGCAATGGCCGTACGCAAAGTAAAGGTGATGTCCGGCGTATAGGTGACCGTGCCCGCCGGCGCCCCCTGCGCCGCAAAACTCGGCGCCCCGCCGGCCAGCGTCATACACATGGCAAATAACATCAACAGCCTTTTCATTCCATTTCCCCTTCAGGTTCAATACTCCCGCGGCGCAACGAGCGACGCCGGGAATTTCGGCACAACATTACGTTCTATGCCTACAATTTGCCCTGTTTGGCACGCCAGCTCATTGATCGGGATCAATAAGCGCACTAATAAAAATTCAGCACTACAACAAGGTCGACCACTTCATGAACCGCCGTTCTCCCGTCTGCCCGCCTTTTTCGAGCATGTCTTCCCCTGCCGACGCGTCCAATTGGCGTGTACTGGCGTTTCTGGCCGGCATGGTGGCGCTATGGACCATCCTGTGCGCCGTCAGTCACCGGGCGCCAGACCTGGACGGCATGGAAGAGCTGGTCTGGGCGTCCAGCCTGGAACTGGGTTACTACAAGCACCCGCCCTTGCCGTCCTGGTTCATGTACGGGCTGACCCAATTTTTTGGGCGCCCCGTATGGCTGACTTTCCTGGGTGCGCAGTTGTTCTCCGCCCTGGCCCTATGGTTTATCTGGCTGCTAGGGCGGGAATTCACCACGCCGCGCCTGGCCTTCATGGTCATGTTGATAACGTCCACATGCATCTACTTTTCCTTGCGCGGCACCATCTACAACCACAACACCGTACAGCTATGGTCGATTGCAGCGGCGACATGGCTGTTCTATCGAGCGCTGCGCTATCGCAAGCCGACAACCTGGGTGTGGCTGGGTGCGGTCAGTGCCTTGGCCGTCCTGACCAAGTACAGCGCCGTGATTCAGTTCGCGGCGTTTTTCCTGTTCATGCTGCGCCAGGGCAGCCTGCGCGATACGCGTAACCTACGCGGCATCGCGTGGGCGCTAGCCGCCTTTGCGGTCGTCATCGCTCCACACATCTATTGGTTGGCTATCCATTCATTCCAACCCCTGCGCTATGCCGACAGTTCCCTGGCTGCCAGCGGCTACGCCGATGCGTACCGGCACATACTGGCCTTTACCCTGGACCAGTTGGCGCGCATATCGCCAATGCTGGTGGTATGGATGGGCTGGGCGCTTTGGCACCGTCGCCGTCCAACAACAGATCGGTCGAACGAGAATAAGGGCACGCGGCCGTCCAGCTATGCCGGGGCGCTGTCACCTTGGGACCGCTCCTTCCTGATCTGGGTAGGCCTGGCACCTTTCCTGTCCACGGTGCTGGTGTCCGCAGCGATGGGTACGCGCCTGGTCGCCTCCTGGGGCACGACCTTCTTTATTCTGTTTGGCTTCTATGCCTTGTGGAAGATGCGCGGTGACGAGCGCGAGAATTTGCGGCGGATCGCTGTGCTTGTTATTGCGGTGCAGGTTTTAATGGCCGTCGGCTACGCCGTGGGACGCGGGCCGCTGGCCTGGTATACGGGGCGCGATACCCGCTCGATGTTTCCAGGCGCGCTGATAGCGCAGGAAATGAACGCCGTCTGGCAAAAGCATGTGCCGCAGCTACCCTTGCGTTTGATTGTTTCCGATACCTGGTTGGGCGGCAATATTGCCATTCACACACATGACGATGCGCAAGTGCTGATTGATGGCCGCTACGAAGAGTCGCCATGGCTAAGCAAAGAGACCGCCCTGGACTGCGGCGCCTTGGTGGT from Pollutimonas thiosulfatoxidans includes:
- a CDS encoding glycosyltransferase family 39 protein, which translates into the protein MNRRSPVCPPFSSMSSPADASNWRVLAFLAGMVALWTILCAVSHRAPDLDGMEELVWASSLELGYYKHPPLPSWFMYGLTQFFGRPVWLTFLGAQLFSALALWFIWLLGREFTTPRLAFMVMLITSTCIYFSLRGTIYNHNTVQLWSIAAATWLFYRALRYRKPTTWVWLGAVSALAVLTKYSAVIQFAAFFLFMLRQGSLRDTRNLRGIAWALAAFAVVIAPHIYWLAIHSFQPLRYADSSLAASGYADAYRHILAFTLDQLARISPMLVVWMGWALWHRRRPTTDRSNENKGTRPSSYAGALSPWDRSFLIWVGLAPFLSTVLVSAAMGTRLVASWGTTFFILFGFYALWKMRGDERENLRRIAVLVIAVQVLMAVGYAVGRGPLAWYTGRDTRSMFPGALIAQEMNAVWQKHVPQLPLRLIVSDTWLGGNIAIHTHDDAQVLIDGRYEESPWLSKETALDCGALVVYSRKTKGDPSPALQALYQSGQWQGLAALPWSRPSSPMIDLHWAVIPPTESCRGR